The Muricauda sp. SCSIO 65647 genome includes a region encoding these proteins:
- a CDS encoding TolC family protein yields MKEVYRVLPLLFFVFSCTLEAQEQLLDKEVAVQLMLENNFGVRIAKNNVAVAKNNQDILNSGFLPSITGNAGANYQRDDSTFEFPGQFLNDADGNPVIDEETGNPVPRPDASLYKAEAQRYNASLRADYVLFDGLGRFYDYKRLKEEYNLTELQARETIETTMLQLFSVYYEVARISENIQILSETYKSTADRLKRAEYSFEFGQSNKLDVLNAEVDLVNDSINLMNERQLLKNTIRDLNILLNQELENTYKVDTTVTFTDMLIVEDFIEKAEKNNVSMLQAEKNTMINDYTLKASKSVFLPTIGLTGSYGWNLNQNAPGPFFPGVNVNNTRSFGLGATLTWSIFDGGRGITQIKNAKILLESQEILNTQIRQEIKRDIANARGNYFNLFEVYELQGQNVKTATNNYLRSVERYKLGQITSVELRQAQINLLNAKTSKNLAKYNAKLAELQLLQLAGQLLNVDI; encoded by the coding sequence ATGAAAGAAGTGTATCGAGTTCTACCCCTTTTATTTTTTGTTTTTTCATGTACCCTTGAAGCCCAAGAACAACTGTTGGACAAAGAAGTAGCGGTACAATTAATGTTGGAAAACAATTTTGGGGTAAGAATAGCCAAGAACAATGTAGCGGTGGCCAAGAATAACCAAGATATCCTGAATTCGGGTTTTTTGCCCAGTATAACAGGAAATGCAGGGGCAAATTACCAAAGAGACGATTCTACATTTGAGTTCCCCGGACAGTTTTTAAATGATGCTGATGGCAATCCGGTAATCGATGAGGAAACTGGAAATCCGGTGCCCAGACCTGATGCGAGCCTCTATAAGGCCGAAGCGCAGCGATATAATGCAAGCCTTAGGGCCGATTATGTGCTTTTTGACGGACTGGGTAGATTTTATGACTACAAGCGTCTAAAAGAAGAATACAATTTAACCGAACTTCAGGCACGTGAAACCATTGAAACGACCATGCTGCAGCTGTTCTCAGTCTATTATGAGGTCGCACGAATTTCAGAAAATATCCAGATTCTCAGCGAAACCTATAAAAGTACGGCCGACCGATTGAAGCGCGCTGAGTACAGTTTTGAATTTGGGCAAAGCAATAAGCTCGACGTGCTCAATGCTGAAGTAGATCTTGTGAATGACAGTATCAACCTGATGAACGAACGTCAGCTGCTGAAAAATACGATTCGTGACCTTAACATTTTGCTTAACCAAGAATTGGAGAATACATATAAGGTCGATACCACCGTAACATTCACTGACATGTTGATAGTGGAAGATTTCATAGAAAAAGCCGAGAAAAACAACGTCAGCATGTTGCAGGCCGAAAAAAATACCATGATAAATGATTATACCCTTAAGGCAAGTAAATCGGTTTTCTTGCCCACTATTGGGTTAACGGGCTCTTATGGTTGGAATCTCAACCAGAATGCTCCCGGGCCCTTCTTTCCCGGCGTTAATGTCAACAACACAAGAAGTTTTGGGCTAGGGGCAACCTTAACATGGAGTATCTTTGATGGGGGTAGGGGTATCACCCAAATCAAAAATGCCAAAATATTGCTGGAATCGCAAGAAATTCTCAATACGCAGATCCGACAAGAAATAAAACGTGATATTGCCAATGCAAGGGGCAACTATTTCAACCTTTTTGAAGTGTATGAACTGCAAGGGCAGAATGTCAAGACCGCGACGAATAATTACCTGCGTTCGGTTGAACGATACAAGCTTGGCCAGATTACCTCTGTAGAGCTTCGGCAGGCACAGATAAACCTGTTGAACGCCAAAACCAGCAAAAACTTGGCAAAATACAATGCAAAATTGGCCGAGTTGCAATTATTGCAATTGGCGGGTCAGTTGTTGAACGTCGATATATAG
- a CDS encoding CPXCG motif-containing cysteine-rich protein, translated as MYEHYFQCPYCWEQISMLLDTSITHQAYVEDCEVCCNPIEVNCSFQDNELTMFSAVQLGQ; from the coding sequence ATGTACGAGCATTATTTTCAATGCCCCTACTGTTGGGAACAAATCTCAATGCTTTTAGACACTTCCATCACCCATCAAGCCTATGTCGAAGATTGTGAGGTATGCTGTAACCCTATCGAGGTAAACTGCTCTTTTCAAGATAATGAATTGACTATGTTCAGTGCGGTTCAACTTGGGCAGTAA
- a CDS encoding MFS transporter — MIFSKLLPAKIFPILLVNFIGVLGYSIVIPILIFIVIDFGGNGFVYGLLGAMYPFFQFIGAPILGRLSDRIGRKKVLVISQVGTFFAWLLFLLAFALPKTGLWSQDTELTGQYIMTLPLLIIFLARVFDGFTGGNVSVANAYLSDISTDEDRNANFGKMGASTSLGFVLGPALAGILASTSLGEVLPLMLAASISLVAIFVITIKLKESNPCVVDTAELKLNSFRRFFQVEHKDCYTEGESGMGDGKKESWSTIMTVPGIPLLFGVYFLTFLAFSLFYAGLPIYANTLLEWSPTELGLFLTYSSFIMIIVQGPVLSRLSKVLSDKILIVLGSLLLAISFYLLSIENITVIYLGNTFLSLGNGLMWPSFLALLSKKGDKQRQGAIQGYGSSMGSIASMFGLVAGGLLFESMTTLVFIIGAGVFLLIAVLMSIQFVNGRPKRVVTTAAS, encoded by the coding sequence ATGATTTTTTCAAAGCTCTTGCCTGCTAAAATATTTCCAATCCTATTGGTAAATTTTATCGGGGTTTTAGGATATAGCATTGTAATACCCATTCTAATTTTCATCGTCATAGATTTTGGCGGCAATGGCTTTGTTTATGGGTTACTTGGGGCAATGTATCCCTTTTTTCAATTTATAGGGGCACCTATCTTAGGAAGACTTTCTGATAGAATTGGAAGAAAAAAGGTGCTCGTTATCAGTCAAGTAGGAACTTTTTTCGCATGGTTGCTCTTTCTTTTGGCCTTTGCTTTGCCCAAGACAGGCTTGTGGTCACAAGACACTGAATTAACAGGGCAATATATCATGACCCTACCGCTGCTGATTATCTTTTTGGCAAGGGTTTTTGATGGGTTTACCGGAGGTAACGTTTCAGTGGCCAATGCCTATCTATCTGATATTTCTACCGATGAAGACCGTAATGCGAATTTTGGTAAAATGGGAGCTTCTACAAGTCTTGGGTTTGTGCTGGGTCCTGCACTGGCCGGTATTTTGGCTTCAACATCTTTGGGCGAAGTATTGCCCTTAATGCTTGCGGCCTCAATTTCTTTAGTGGCAATTTTTGTGATTACCATAAAATTGAAAGAAAGCAACCCGTGTGTTGTTGATACGGCAGAATTGAAGTTAAATTCCTTTAGACGCTTTTTTCAGGTAGAACATAAAGATTGTTATACCGAGGGTGAGTCAGGTATGGGCGACGGTAAGAAAGAAAGCTGGTCAACAATTATGACTGTTCCAGGAATTCCCCTATTATTTGGCGTTTATTTCTTGACTTTTTTGGCATTCAGCCTATTTTATGCAGGCTTGCCCATATATGCCAATACGCTTTTAGAATGGTCGCCCACTGAGCTTGGTTTGTTTCTCACGTACTCAAGCTTTATCATGATAATTGTTCAAGGCCCGGTATTGAGTAGGCTTTCGAAAGTATTGAGCGATAAGATTCTGATTGTTCTGGGATCGCTTTTATTGGCCATAAGTTTTTATTTGCTATCGATCGAAAACATAACGGTAATCTATTTGGGCAACACATTTCTTTCGTTGGGCAATGGTTTGATGTGGCCAAGCTTTTTGGCCTTATTGTCAAAAAAAGGCGATAAACAGAGACAAGGGGCCATTCAAGGTTATGGCAGCAGCATGGGCAGCATTGCCAGTATGTTCGGACTCGTAGCTGGTGGATTATTGTTTGAATCGATGACAACTTTGGTGTTTATAATCGGTGCAGGGGTTTTCTTATTGATTGCGGTTTTGATGTCGATTCAATTTGTCAATGGAAGACCAAAAAGAGTGGTCACAACGGCAGCCTCTTAG
- a CDS encoding LytTR family DNA-binding domain-containing protein, with protein sequence MAFKVMIVDDEPLAINVLKNYVEQVSELVLEQTFSNAVDASSYLQNHLVDIIFLDINMPVLDGFDFLETLKIKPMVVITSAHEEYALKGFEAQAIDYLVKPFSFPRFLKTINRIIGLLSTSTENTGPTENPSIFVKVDNKRLQKIYLNEILVVESLKDYIRIKTTSDKYIVHSTLSGFTKELPSDKFIRIHRSFTAAIEKIQSIEGNSLEIDGIRYTIGRSYLEDFRKKVLNKWVK encoded by the coding sequence ATGGCTTTCAAGGTTATGATAGTAGATGATGAGCCCTTGGCCATCAATGTGTTGAAAAATTATGTTGAACAAGTATCTGAGCTGGTATTGGAACAGACTTTTTCAAATGCCGTGGATGCCAGTTCATACCTGCAAAACCACTTGGTCGACATCATTTTTTTGGATATAAACATGCCTGTTCTTGATGGTTTTGATTTTTTGGAAACGCTCAAAATCAAACCTATGGTCGTCATCACTTCAGCACATGAAGAATACGCGTTAAAAGGTTTTGAGGCCCAGGCGATCGACTATTTGGTCAAGCCCTTTTCTTTTCCGCGTTTTTTGAAGACCATTAACCGTATAATCGGTCTTCTATCTACTTCTACTGAAAATACAGGCCCTACTGAAAACCCTAGCATTTTTGTCAAGGTTGACAACAAACGGCTACAAAAAATCTATTTGAACGAGATTCTCGTTGTTGAAAGCCTAAAAGACTACATCAGAATAAAAACAACTTCTGACAAGTACATTGTTCACAGTACGCTGAGCGGTTTCACAAAAGAGCTTCCTTCAGATAAGTTTATACGTATTCATCGTTCTTTCACGGCAGCTATTGAAAAAATACAATCTATCGAGGGCAATAGTTTAGAGATTGACGGTATCAGGTACACCATTGGCCGTAGTTATCTTGAAGATTTTAGAAAGAAAGTGCTGAATAAATGGGTAAAATAG
- a CDS encoding sensor histidine kinase, giving the protein MYINEKLHNLIQSKKVSHYKISYKYHIIFWTIYFIFNVLRWGSLHNDFEYSLKTNLIGFPIHIALAYFNIYYLMPKFIHTKKYFTYVILVFLSLFLMLLVKFNLTYYLVSTNVMPEAAEPVSSITLNYAIITMLGELYVISFVTAIKITIDWLQEHSKLHELERRQMATELRFLRSQVSPHFFFNTLNNIYSLTLEKSNKAPEVVLKLSDLMRYLLYATKKRKEGLKKEVECIQNYIDLERIRFDDSLEVDVNITGNLENKAIAPMLLIPLVENCFKHGASKNIGKMNICVNINVIDSFLYFETKNTKPKGEKKDRIPSRAGGIGLSNVRKRLQLGYAPNEYEFNVEENKTLFKVSLKLKV; this is encoded by the coding sequence ATGTACATTAATGAAAAACTACATAATCTTATACAATCAAAGAAAGTATCCCACTACAAGATCAGTTATAAATACCACATTATTTTTTGGACCATCTATTTCATTTTTAATGTTCTTAGGTGGGGAAGCCTGCACAATGACTTCGAATATTCATTGAAGACCAATCTCATCGGATTTCCTATTCATATAGCCTTGGCCTATTTCAACATTTATTATTTGATGCCCAAGTTTATCCACACCAAAAAATATTTCACTTATGTCATACTGGTGTTTTTGTCCCTCTTCTTGATGCTTTTGGTAAAATTCAACCTTACCTATTATTTGGTTAGCACCAATGTCATGCCCGAGGCGGCCGAACCGGTCAGCAGTATCACCCTAAACTATGCCATCATAACGATGTTGGGCGAGCTATATGTGATTTCTTTTGTGACCGCCATCAAGATTACCATCGATTGGTTGCAAGAGCACAGCAAACTTCACGAGTTGGAAAGACGACAAATGGCCACCGAACTACGTTTTCTACGATCACAGGTTTCGCCACACTTCTTTTTTAACACACTCAACAATATTTACTCGCTTACCCTTGAAAAATCAAATAAGGCGCCTGAGGTTGTGTTGAAACTCTCAGATTTAATGCGCTACCTTCTCTATGCCACCAAGAAAAGGAAAGAGGGCTTGAAAAAGGAAGTGGAATGTATTCAGAATTATATCGACCTTGAACGGATACGGTTCGATGATTCATTGGAGGTGGATGTCAATATTACCGGAAATCTCGAAAATAAAGCCATAGCCCCGATGTTGTTGATTCCCTTGGTCGAAAATTGTTTCAAACATGGGGCAAGCAAAAACATTGGAAAGATGAATATTTGTGTCAATATCAATGTAATCGATAGCTTTTTGTATTTTGAGACAAAAAATACAAAGCCCAAAGGAGAAAAGAAAGATAGAATACCCTCAAGAGCAGGGGGAATAGGACTATCAAACGTCAGAAAACGACTTCAATTGGGCTATGCGCCGAATGAATATGAATTCAATGTCGAAGAAAATAAAACCCTCTTCAAAGTTTCACTAAAACTAAAAGTATAA